In the Desulfitobacterium hafniense DCB-2 genome, CAAGGGGCAGATCTCCTCAGGGCTGGTGGAGGGAAAACCCAAGTTTACCATCCATATCAAAGCCGACGGTGTAGTCCACGAGGCAAGCGTACCTATGCTGAATGAAGAGGATCGGCCGGTCTTGGAAAAAGCTATTGAGGAAAAGATTATAGATGTGGTCTGGAAAACTGTCGCTAAGGCGAGAGAATGTGATGCTGATATTTTCGGCTTTAACGAACACCTGCATCGATATCACCTCAAAGAATGGAAGACCATTGCTCCTGAATGGCGCAGTTATTTTAGAGATGCTGAAATTGAAGTGGAAGTAGATGCGGAAATTAAGGCTTTCGGTACATCCAACACTGGGTTTGATTTTTAAAACGATCAGGCAAGGGTCAAGACGGTTTCTCCTTCTTTCGACATGGAAATTTACAGCGAAAAATTATACAATAGAAGAGATTGATTTTTAAAACAAGATGCAGAGGAGAAAGAGGAACGCTATGCAAGGAGTTACAGAAAGCCGCCAAGACAAAATGGGGCAGAAACATCTGGGCCGGAAGGGCCTTATTGCCTTTATCGTATTGATGAACATGTTTATCCCTTTATCTATGGACCTCTATCTGCCGGCCTTGCCGAAGATGAATGAGTATTTCGGCAGCAGTGCCGCCATCACCAATTTAACCCTAAGCCTGTTTTTTTTGTTTTATGCTATAGCCATTCTCGTCTGGGGACCGTTAAGCGATCGATACGGCCGGAAGCCGATCATCATGGTGGGGAGCGCTATTTATATTGTCAGCAGCATTGCCTGTGCCCTATCCACTAACATCACCCTCTTGATTATTTCCCGGGCTTGTCAGGGAATTGGTTCAGGAGGGATTACCTCCGCCTCCATGGCGATCATCAAAGATTGCTTTACAGGGAAAAGCAGAGAAACCATTCTGGCCGTGACCCAAGCGATTTCAGGACTGGCGCCTATGCTTGCCCCTATAGTCGGCGCCTGGATTTTGTATTTTACCGACTGGCGGGGGTCCTTCTGGCTATTGGCTTTCATTAGTGTCATCAATTTAGTATTGACGATCCTCTATCAGGAAACATTAAGGGAAGAGGAGCGCTACCGGGGCAGCCTGATCGGCTCCTGGAGCCGTTTAGCGGTGGTGGCCGGCAATAAAAGCTTTATCATCCCCACCCTTATTTTCGCTTTAGGCTCTATCCACTTTATGGGCTATATCGCTGTGTCCTCCTATGTTTATATCGATTACTTCGGTCTCAGCGAGCAAATGTACAGTTATTTTTTTGCAGCCAATGCCTTTATCTCCATTTTAGGGCCGGCCATCTATATTCGTTTCTTTCTTAATTTTAATAAGAAGAGGTTAGCCGTTCTCTGCTTTGGTTTATCTGCCTTAAGTGGAATTCTGATTATGACCCTGGGGCAGTTGTCTCCCTATATCTTTTTAATGGGAATTGT is a window encoding:
- a CDS encoding multidrug effflux MFS transporter, coding for MQGVTESRQDKMGQKHLGRKGLIAFIVLMNMFIPLSMDLYLPALPKMNEYFGSSAAITNLTLSLFFLFYAIAILVWGPLSDRYGRKPIIMVGSAIYIVSSIACALSTNITLLIISRACQGIGSGGITSASMAIIKDCFTGKSRETILAVTQAISGLAPMLAPIVGAWILYFTDWRGSFWLLAFISVINLVLTILYQETLREEERYRGSLIGSWSRLAVVAGNKSFIIPTLIFALGSIHFMGYIAVSSYVYIDYFGLSEQMYSYFFAANAFISILGPAIYIRFFLNFNKKRLAVLCFGLSALSGILIMTLGQLSPYIFLMGIVLMSLAGTVMRPFSTNILMEQQKGDAGSMSSILNMSFTLFGSLGMAIASISWGNIVAGLGALIAVGSGISILAWYAFMKSDIPCAGVKDSQ